The genomic segment CAGGCTTCGATCGGTTCGGCGCGGGACGTGGTGGTGTCAGCCATGGATCATCTGCTCCGGAAATCCGATTTGCTTCGCCATCGCTTCCATATGCCCGCGCAGATCGGGATGCGGAAACGGGACGTGGCGGAACGTCAGCGTTGCATTGCACGCCAGCTTGCCGCCGCTCTTGATCTTCGCTTCGGTCACCGTGAAGCCGGAGCCTTCGTGCACCACCGAGACGTCGATCGACAACGTCTCGCCGGGCGTCACGAAGGTGCGCATCTTGGCTTCCTTGACCGCGGCCAGGAACGGCATGCGCTGAAACTGCATCAGCGCGATCAAGAGCCAGCCCGAGCTTTGGGCCATGGTCTCGATCAAGAGCACGCCCGGCATCAGCGGGTAGCCGGGGAAGTGGCCTTCGAAGATCGTACTGGTCTCGGGCACCCGAGCCTCGACCGTGATGCTGCGGTCAGCAAGGCGAAGCTCGGCGATTCGGTCGATCAGGTGGAAATATTCAAGGTTCATGGCGTGGGCGGCTTCCGAACCGCGCCACTACGCGCCCTTGGCGGCAACCAGTTCGTCGATGCGGGCGGCGAGATTCTTGAGAACGAAATACTGCTCGGTCGTCGCCTTGCCGTCGTTGACCTCCTGGGTCCACTTCTCCAGCGGCAGCTTGATACCGAAAGCTTTGTCGATCGCGAACGCGATATCGAGGAAATCGAGGCTGTCGATCCCCAGGTCATCGATCGCATGGCTCTCCGGGGTGATCGTCTCACGCGGAATGTCGCAGGTTTCCGCGATGATGGTGGCCACCCGATCGAATGTGGAAGTCATTTTAAGCCTTTGATATTATGTCGGAAATGGCCGATTTACGGCGGCTTCAGCCGTCATCCTGGTGACAGGCGATTGCCCGTATAACGGAGCGCTGCCC from the Rhodopseudomonas palustris genome contains:
- a CDS encoding 3-hydroxyacyl-ACP dehydratase FabZ family protein, with product MNLEYFHLIDRIAELRLADRSITVEARVPETSTIFEGHFPGYPLMPGVLLIETMAQSSGWLLIALMQFQRMPFLAAVKEAKMRTFVTPGETLSIDVSVVHEGSGFTVTEAKIKSGGKLACNATLTFRHVPFPHPDLRGHMEAMAKQIGFPEQMIHG
- a CDS encoding acyl carrier protein; its protein translation is MTSTFDRVATIIAETCDIPRETITPESHAIDDLGIDSLDFLDIAFAIDKAFGIKLPLEKWTQEVNDGKATTEQYFVLKNLAARIDELVAAKGA